A single genomic interval of Gemmatimonadota bacterium harbors:
- a CDS encoding carboxypeptidase regulatory-like domain-containing protein → MSSVSSELRSLTFTYVGSGVPREATGRVAFLVLPNGEWAVAQWSLRIPRIARARAERAGRLTTEEQESVVGYQEEGGWIALRDAAVSPHGGTVSGTLFDSVSQRPLSGASVSLTGAGPVTLTDSAGRFSLVSPMEGRYQLTITHPVLELYGLNRSSHDIVISRGGAIETKWSVPGMSQVLERVCPGASAWRDRRALLIRVTGTSPGDSTAAVTASWQAQALRREPDRAMARTADSTLQVTLDRAGVAWLCDVPSLSPVTVSAVSRSLRADTTMGAGTTGLATVNLVLGRVGALRGRVLARNGTTLQPLPDAEVIDASNGVSVRTSDDGTWLLAPSRSVVPRLLIRKPGFSPRMVNVSGAAGEDIVLDALTSSLPLVQVEGTSGSGAFADFESRRRLNPGGTFMTRAEIVRSGRARVSDLLRTVGGFRVTGTQGKAVLMSTRGRGSIRTGACYSQLVVDGARWWAPGDFQQPPSVDDFTVDLIEAIEVYPGPADTPPAYAGLGATCGTLVIWTRR, encoded by the coding sequence GTGTCCAGCGTGTCGTCGGAACTGCGTTCGCTGACGTTCACCTATGTGGGCAGCGGCGTGCCACGCGAGGCCACGGGGCGCGTCGCCTTTCTCGTCCTGCCTAACGGCGAGTGGGCGGTTGCACAATGGAGCCTCCGGATTCCGCGCATCGCACGAGCTCGCGCCGAGCGCGCGGGCCGCTTGACCACGGAGGAGCAGGAATCGGTCGTGGGCTACCAGGAGGAGGGTGGATGGATCGCGCTCCGCGATGCGGCGGTCAGCCCGCACGGCGGCACGGTCTCCGGGACGCTGTTCGATAGTGTCTCACAACGACCATTGAGCGGAGCCTCGGTCTCGTTGACAGGGGCGGGGCCGGTGACGCTGACGGACAGCGCGGGTCGCTTCTCGCTGGTATCGCCGATGGAGGGCAGGTACCAACTGACGATCACACATCCCGTGCTCGAACTGTACGGCTTGAACCGCTCCTCACATGACATCGTGATCAGCCGGGGAGGCGCCATCGAGACGAAATGGTCGGTGCCAGGGATGTCGCAGGTGCTCGAACGGGTCTGCCCAGGCGCGTCAGCTTGGCGTGATCGCCGTGCGCTCCTGATACGAGTCACGGGGACCTCGCCAGGCGATTCGACTGCGGCAGTCACTGCGTCGTGGCAAGCGCAGGCGTTGCGACGAGAACCCGATCGCGCCATGGCGCGCACGGCGGACTCCACGTTGCAGGTCACCCTCGATCGCGCTGGTGTGGCTTGGCTGTGTGATGTGCCCTCACTATCGCCCGTAACGGTATCGGCGGTCAGCCGGTCGCTGCGTGCCGACACCACAATGGGTGCCGGTACGACCGGCCTAGCGACCGTCAACCTCGTCCTGGGTCGTGTTGGCGCGCTTCGGGGTCGCGTTCTCGCGCGGAACGGGACGACACTGCAGCCCCTGCCCGACGCGGAGGTCATCGACGCGTCGAATGGGGTCAGCGTACGGACCAGCGACGATGGCACGTGGCTCCTGGCGCCATCCCGGAGCGTGGTGCCGCGACTCCTGATCAGGAAGCCCGGCTTTTCTCCGCGAATGGTGAACGTCAGTGGAGCAGCGGGCGAGGACATCGTCCTCGACGCACTCACCAGCAGCCTCCCCCTCGTCCAGGTGGAGGGAACGTCCGGCAGTGGCGCCTTCGCGGACTTCGAATCTCGTCGACGGCTGAACCCGGGCGGCACCTTCATGACGCGCGCCGAGATCGTGCGTTCCGGCCGCGCTCGAGTGAGCGACCTGCTGCGAACCGTCGGCGGATTCCGTGTGACAGGAACGCAGGGGAAGGCGGTGCTCATGAGCACTCGCGGTCGCGGGAGTATCCGAACAGGCGCCTGCTATTCCCAGCTCGTCGTCGACGGCGCTCGGTGGTGGGCCCCTGGAGATTTCCAGCAACCGCCGTCTGTTGACGACTTCACGGTCGACCTGATCGAGGCGATCGAGGTGTACCCCGGACCAGCGGACACTCCCCCGGCGTACGCAGGCCTCGGGGCGACCTGTGGTACGCTCGTCATCTGGACTCGTCGCTAG
- a CDS encoding Mur ligase, which yields MGPNLYHALPGAVLEVAVESAHAAELARRWSVTARRLLDALGWHGESVVTREWPGGLGLFVTAPVDGLLAATEVTEQALALVELGEALPDDDLVARLRVHIQHERRPAFASLAHAAHDHGMAFSFDDDQAGVGVGTGAHVWPLTTLPTATDVDWGTVHGVPTALVTGSNGKTTTTRLIAAMCRAAGWVTGHTCTDGVWIGDTQVEEGDWSGPAGARRVAWDSRVQAAVLETARGGMLRRGLGVNVADVAVVTRIAADHFGEYGIHDVTSLGEAKLVVRRALRPSAPLVLNADDDTLVALSRALDGPTWWFSLDAESPVIRQATLAGAAVATVIGDHLALVSAGAIVLQVPVGDIPILLGGKARHNTANALAAILAAHALGAPLAAIEQTLRTFGGSPMDNPGRLQLRQVRGATVIVDFVHNPDGWRAMLDLARQLRTTGRLIVTLGQAGDRNDADLDEMAQVVWEARPDRIILKEMESYLRGRPYGQVSERLWDALRAAGAPDERLSLTPDEVTASRDALAAAEPGDVVIIATHASGDEVLALVDAAATTAA from the coding sequence ATGGGCCCGAACCTCTACCATGCCCTCCCCGGCGCGGTACTCGAGGTCGCGGTGGAATCGGCGCACGCGGCGGAGCTGGCACGACGGTGGTCCGTGACCGCTCGACGCCTGCTGGATGCGCTGGGATGGCATGGCGAGTCGGTCGTGACGCGCGAGTGGCCCGGCGGCCTCGGCTTGTTTGTCACCGCGCCGGTCGACGGCCTCCTCGCCGCCACCGAGGTCACCGAACAGGCCCTCGCCCTGGTCGAGCTCGGTGAGGCGTTGCCAGACGACGACCTCGTCGCGCGCCTGCGCGTGCACATCCAGCACGAACGACGTCCCGCCTTCGCCTCCCTGGCCCACGCCGCACACGACCATGGGATGGCCTTCAGCTTCGACGACGACCAGGCCGGGGTTGGCGTCGGGACCGGGGCTCACGTCTGGCCACTCACCACGCTCCCCACCGCCACTGACGTCGATTGGGGCACCGTGCACGGCGTGCCCACCGCGCTCGTCACCGGCTCCAACGGCAAGACCACGACCACGCGATTGATCGCGGCCATGTGCCGAGCGGCCGGTTGGGTGACCGGCCACACCTGCACCGATGGCGTCTGGATCGGCGACACGCAGGTGGAGGAGGGAGACTGGTCAGGACCGGCCGGCGCACGACGGGTCGCGTGGGATTCCCGCGTGCAGGCGGCGGTCCTCGAGACGGCGCGGGGCGGGATGCTCCGGCGCGGACTCGGCGTGAACGTGGCCGATGTCGCCGTCGTCACGCGGATCGCCGCCGACCATTTTGGGGAATACGGCATTCACGACGTGACATCGTTAGGCGAGGCGAAGCTGGTCGTCCGGCGCGCCCTGCGCCCTAGCGCCCCGCTCGTCCTCAACGCCGACGACGACACCCTCGTCGCGTTGTCGCGTGCACTGGACGGCCCCACCTGGTGGTTCTCCCTCGACGCCGAAAGCCCGGTCATCCGCCAGGCGACCCTCGCCGGCGCCGCGGTGGCAACAGTGATCGGCGATCACCTCGCCCTCGTGTCTGCCGGCGCCATCGTGCTGCAGGTGCCGGTGGGTGACATCCCGATCCTGCTTGGCGGCAAGGCGCGGCACAACACCGCCAATGCGCTCGCCGCCATCCTGGCCGCGCATGCACTCGGCGCCCCGCTCGCGGCCATCGAGCAGACGTTGCGGACATTTGGGGGATCGCCCATGGACAACCCCGGGCGTCTGCAGCTACGGCAGGTGCGCGGGGCCACCGTCATCGTGGACTTCGTGCACAACCCCGACGGATGGCGCGCCATGCTCGACCTCGCCCGGCAGCTGCGGACCACGGGACGCCTGATCGTCACCCTGGGGCAGGCGGGCGATCGCAACGATGCTGACCTCGATGAGATGGCCCAGGTCGTCTGGGAGGCACGACCGGATCGCATCATCCTCAAGGAGATGGAGTCGTACCTGCGCGGCCGGCCCTACGGTCAGGTGTCCGAGCGCCTGTGGGACGCGTTGCGGGCGGCGGGAGCCCCGGACGAGCGCCTGTCCCTGACCCCGGACGAGGTGACCGCCTCGCGGGACGCACTCGCTGCCGCTGAACCGGGCGACGTCGTCATCATTGCGACCCATGCCTCAGGCGACGAGGTCCTGGCCCTCGTCGACGCCGCCGCCACCACCGCCGCCTAA
- a CDS encoding DUF885 family protein — MTPTTNAVVTTRLAPRSPRRAGVAGVLVTWVVVAAIVVSGTGCLQPYVAPPPTPADSAEAREDFSKVLTTYWREMIPRRPRFAAAVGQRVDAILSPTLATSDDERTRFVSRRLTQALDRVDADALSPREYASLQTLRWELDLQAEGASIGLPDFSMISSSESSLREGIEILLDHPFTSAGDLDRYLFLIDGVALWMSDATGVLQTWREQGITANREAVDDFIRWLKALRGLVTNDALQVTPSRLVSMDTGLVVAFRVQESEGIRERLIPSLDSLVTYLGSYRQHATERPGLWQYPGGKEAYRYLLRRRLGLEVEPEEAHQAALSQLRRIDSLLRAVQPRLSRTGPLRLDSLRALSAVAPRQPAAVATSVAAQLKAAADTLRTRVLGMPDSLPTVRVATPLEALLYPEGIVRPPEFLYSATELVVTPWWGTTTAQLEGPGRAFAWGWPGRSLAAAVSYSGGILNPVVLLHASRTTTAGWAEYASSIAGELGFYRDPLATWGQLMHEGLNAAWLVVDTGIHYFGWSRAQALSTLRPFSTATTAELDSMFVARVVQSPGSAGAAAMGAREFAAMRTWMQRLLGKEFNEALWHQELLTVGPVPLPVLAAHLEWWGWDTQQRAVQRAALEEQARKARRR; from the coding sequence GTGACCCCCACCACGAATGCCGTCGTGACTACCCGCCTGGCCCCCCGGAGTCCCCGTCGAGCGGGTGTTGCGGGAGTCCTGGTCACGTGGGTGGTGGTGGCGGCCATCGTCGTGTCCGGGACCGGCTGCCTGCAGCCGTACGTTGCCCCGCCGCCCACACCAGCTGACAGCGCCGAAGCGCGGGAGGACTTCTCCAAGGTCCTGACCACCTACTGGCGCGAGATGATCCCACGTCGGCCCCGCTTTGCGGCAGCGGTTGGCCAGCGGGTCGACGCGATCCTCTCCCCGACCCTGGCGACGAGCGACGATGAACGCACGCGCTTCGTGTCCCGCCGCCTGACCCAGGCGCTCGACCGGGTCGATGCGGACGCGCTCTCTCCACGTGAGTATGCATCGCTGCAAACGCTGCGATGGGAGCTCGACCTGCAGGCCGAGGGGGCGTCGATCGGGCTGCCCGACTTTTCCATGATCTCGTCGTCGGAGTCGTCGCTGCGCGAAGGGATCGAGATCCTGCTGGACCACCCGTTTACATCCGCCGGCGACCTCGACCGCTACCTCTTCCTCATCGACGGCGTCGCCCTGTGGATGTCGGATGCGACCGGGGTCCTGCAGACCTGGCGGGAGCAGGGGATCACGGCGAACCGCGAGGCGGTGGATGACTTCATCCGATGGCTGAAGGCGCTTCGCGGCCTGGTCACCAATGATGCGTTGCAGGTTACCCCGTCGCGCCTCGTGTCGATGGACACAGGGCTGGTGGTGGCCTTTCGGGTCCAGGAGAGCGAGGGGATTCGCGAACGGTTGATCCCGTCGCTGGACAGCCTGGTCACCTACCTCGGCAGCTACCGGCAGCACGCGACAGAGCGACCGGGGTTGTGGCAGTATCCCGGCGGCAAGGAGGCGTATCGCTACCTCCTCCGTCGACGGCTGGGGCTCGAGGTCGAGCCGGAGGAAGCACACCAGGCCGCGCTGAGCCAGCTGCGACGCATCGACTCACTGCTGCGCGCCGTCCAACCGCGCCTGTCACGCACGGGCCCGCTTCGCCTGGACTCCCTGCGCGCGCTATCCGCCGTCGCTCCGCGCCAGCCTGCGGCGGTGGCCACCAGCGTCGCCGCACAGCTCAAGGCGGCTGCGGACACCCTGCGGACGCGGGTGCTGGGGATGCCCGACAGCTTGCCCACTGTCCGGGTCGCGACGCCGCTGGAGGCGCTGTTGTACCCCGAGGGAATCGTGCGACCGCCGGAGTTCCTCTACTCCGCGACCGAGCTGGTGGTCACGCCCTGGTGGGGGACAACCACGGCGCAGCTTGAAGGGCCGGGGCGTGCCTTCGCGTGGGGATGGCCGGGTCGCTCCCTGGCCGCTGCGGTCTCGTATTCGGGAGGAATCCTGAACCCGGTGGTCCTGCTGCACGCCTCGCGCACGACGACGGCGGGGTGGGCCGAGTATGCGTCGTCGATCGCCGGGGAACTGGGGTTCTATCGCGATCCGCTGGCCACCTGGGGTCAACTGATGCACGAGGGGCTGAACGCGGCCTGGCTGGTGGTGGACACCGGAATCCACTACTTCGGCTGGTCGCGCGCACAGGCGCTGTCCACGCTGCGGCCGTTCAGCACGGCCACCACCGCCGAACTGGACTCGATGTTCGTGGCGCGCGTGGTCCAGTCACCGGGCTCGGCGGGCGCCGCCGCCATGGGGGCGCGCGAGTTCGCCGCGATGCGGACGTGGATGCAGCGTCTCCTCGGCAAGGAGTTCAACGAGGCGCTGTGGCACCAGGAGTTGTTGACGGTCGGTCCGGTGCCGTTGCCCGTGCTGGCAGCGCACCTGGAGTGGTGGGGGTGGGATACGCAACAGCGTGCGGTGCAGCGCGCGGCCCTCGAGGAACAGGCGCGCAAGGCGCGGCGTCGTTAG
- a CDS encoding PQQ-dependent sugar dehydrogenase produces the protein MSTSFARPLGLLTCWTLLTGCGTSGQSGTTPTPPGPGDVALNVATVAGGFDTIWELAWGPDNQIWVTERGGTISRVNPTTGAISRVGTLPVNEVGEGGLMGLAFHPDYASGSPFIYVAHTYSAGNAVRNRVLRVAITNGTLGAVTPILEDVPGSSVHNGSRIVVGPDRLLYVSFGDAANTALPQNAASLAGKILRLTLDGQAAPGNTLGGRVYTLGHRNPQGLVFARGTLYSTEHGPGDNDELNRIEAGRNYGWPDVRGACDGDAGQAELSFCTANNVVEPLAKWTPTIAPSGLDFYDNARIPLWRGSLLFTSLKGSTLYRAPLSTDGRSVGTMEKLYADQFGRLRDVLVAPDGAVYLATSNKDGRGSPQAQDDRIIRLAPQ, from the coding sequence ATGTCTACCTCCTTCGCCCGCCCGCTGGGCCTGCTGACCTGTTGGACCCTTCTTACCGGCTGCGGGACCTCCGGCCAGTCCGGGACGACGCCAACGCCACCGGGCCCGGGGGACGTGGCGCTCAACGTGGCCACCGTCGCTGGTGGCTTTGACACCATCTGGGAGCTGGCCTGGGGGCCGGACAACCAGATCTGGGTCACCGAGCGTGGCGGAACGATCTCGCGCGTGAACCCGACCACCGGTGCGATCAGCCGCGTCGGGACGCTGCCGGTGAACGAGGTCGGCGAGGGGGGGTTGATGGGGCTCGCCTTCCACCCGGACTACGCGAGCGGCTCCCCGTTCATCTACGTGGCGCACACCTACAGCGCCGGAAATGCGGTGCGCAACCGCGTCCTCCGGGTGGCGATCACCAACGGCACCCTCGGGGCGGTGACGCCGATCCTCGAGGACGTGCCGGGCAGCTCGGTCCACAACGGATCACGGATCGTGGTGGGGCCCGATCGGCTCCTGTACGTGAGCTTTGGGGACGCGGCCAATACCGCGCTCCCGCAGAATGCCGCCTCGCTCGCAGGGAAGATCCTGCGCCTCACCCTGGACGGGCAGGCGGCGCCTGGGAACACGCTCGGCGGTCGCGTCTACACGCTGGGCCATCGCAATCCGCAGGGGCTCGTCTTCGCGCGTGGCACGTTGTACTCCACGGAACACGGCCCGGGCGACAACGACGAACTCAACCGGATCGAGGCGGGCCGCAACTACGGCTGGCCGGATGTGCGCGGGGCCTGTGACGGCGATGCGGGCCAGGCCGAACTCTCGTTTTGCACCGCCAACAACGTCGTCGAGCCACTCGCCAAGTGGACCCCGACCATCGCTCCCTCGGGTCTCGACTTCTACGACAACGCGCGCATTCCCCTGTGGCGTGGGTCGCTGCTCTTCACCTCGCTCAAGGGGAGCACGTTGTATCGCGCGCCACTCTCCACCGACGGCCGCAGCGTCGGCACCATGGAAAAGTTGTATGCCGACCAGTTCGGTCGACTGCGCGACGTGTTGGTCGCCCCCGACGGGGCCGTTTACCTGGCGACGAGCAACAAGGATGGCCGGGGAAGTCCGCAGGCGCAGGATGACCGGATCATCCGCCTCGCTCCGCAGTAG
- a CDS encoding nicotinamide mononucleotide transporter gives MIEHVAAAFGVLAVYLSAKEKLLSWPTALVNVGLYAIVFRDQRLYADMGLQVVYFVLSLYGWYEWRFGGAQRTPLPVTRLSARLGVTLLALNLVAWVSLASWLDRSTDAALPWLDALLSTTSLCAQFLMTRKVLENWLVWIALDLVYVPMFLSRGMVTTAVLYAVFLVLAVLGWRSWRASWHSPGAPQPS, from the coding sequence ATGATCGAACATGTCGCCGCCGCCTTCGGCGTCCTCGCCGTTTACCTGAGCGCGAAGGAGAAGCTCCTCAGCTGGCCCACGGCGCTGGTGAACGTGGGATTGTACGCGATCGTCTTTCGCGACCAGCGCCTGTACGCCGACATGGGGCTGCAGGTGGTGTACTTCGTCCTTTCCCTGTACGGGTGGTACGAGTGGCGCTTTGGTGGCGCGCAGCGCACCCCGCTCCCCGTGACGCGACTCTCCGCCCGGCTTGGGGTCACCCTGCTCGCGCTCAACCTTGTCGCGTGGGTGAGCCTCGCGAGCTGGCTGGATCGTTCAACCGACGCCGCCCTCCCCTGGCTCGATGCGCTGCTCTCCACGACGTCGTTGTGCGCGCAGTTCCTCATGACCCGCAAGGTGCTGGAGAACTGGCTCGTCTGGATCGCCCTCGACCTCGTGTACGTCCCAATGTTCCTGTCGCGCGGCATGGTCACGACCGCGGTGTTGTACGCGGTGTTCCTCGTCCTGGCGGTCCTGGGCTGGCGCAGCTGGCGGGCGTCGTGGCATTCTCCCGGCGCTCCCCAACCATCCTGA
- a CDS encoding helix-hairpin-helix domain-containing protein, which translates to MNMARHRTVARLQDIPNVGPATEKDFHQLGITAPAQLIGRDPYALYDALCERTGIVHDPCVYDVLISAVRYMEGAPARPWWHYTAERKRTLARRA; encoded by the coding sequence CTGAACATGGCACGACACCGCACCGTGGCCCGTCTGCAGGACATCCCCAACGTCGGGCCCGCCACGGAGAAGGATTTCCATCAACTCGGCATTACCGCGCCGGCGCAGCTCATCGGGCGAGACCCATACGCCCTCTACGACGCCTTGTGCGAGCGCACGGGGATCGTGCACGATCCCTGCGTGTACGACGTCCTCATTAGCGCAGTGCGCTACATGGAGGGCGCTCCGGCCCGCCCCTGGTGGCACTACACCGCGGAGCGTAAGCGCACCCTCGCCCGGCGCGCATGA
- a CDS encoding ATP-binding protein, which produces MKRIVVTGSECTGKSTLARQLATWLKVPSLTEASRAVAEAVARPLTADDVGTIASRHMAQEDALVHRARPALVVLDTDLVSTVVYARHYYGACEAWITEEASARRADLYLLCAPDLPWEADGVRDRPTARAELHAAFGAQLRAMGARVLPVDGRGPLRLQRAIASVRGWRAAVSA; this is translated from the coding sequence ATGAAGCGCATCGTGGTGACCGGCTCCGAGTGCACGGGCAAGTCGACGCTCGCGCGGCAACTCGCCACCTGGCTCAAGGTGCCAAGTCTCACTGAGGCCTCCCGCGCCGTGGCCGAAGCGGTGGCGCGCCCCCTGACCGCCGACGATGTGGGCACCATCGCCAGCCGCCACATGGCACAGGAAGACGCCCTGGTCCACCGCGCGCGCCCCGCCCTGGTGGTACTGGACACCGACCTCGTGAGCACGGTCGTCTACGCGCGTCACTACTACGGCGCGTGCGAGGCGTGGATCACCGAGGAGGCGTCGGCGCGACGCGCAGACCTCTACCTGTTGTGCGCGCCCGACCTGCCCTGGGAGGCCGATGGCGTGCGTGACCGGCCCACCGCGCGAGCCGAATTGCATGCCGCGTTTGGGGCGCAGCTGCGCGCGATGGGCGCGCGCGTACTCCCGGTCGACGGACGAGGGCCGTTGCGCCTTCAGCGCGCCATCGCGTCGGTGCGCGGCTGGCGGGCTGCAGTATCAGCTTAG
- a CDS encoding DUF2339 domain-containing protein, protein MADTPDPRLEALEATAQRLEAELAELKSSLRSMRGDAPSPVPAMSAASEPHVPPSGQAQGPAKTWEEVMGRLGTVPPAGTPQPATAAPMPTVARPPQPRAERRGLEELVGRYGTIGLATLTILMGVGALLGWAVRNGYIGPTVRVVLGLVAAAVLAGIGWRVRRGDSPRYGNALLALSLAVVHVVAWGAGPRLQLIGTGWVLGLAALASTALAGLAWHEDDQALFNVGFGGALLAPFVTSSGGGNAVMLLTYGFIVLMAGIASLGQRSWTKAPWVASAAIVWYAAVSETMVDGSMRWAVVNAPGAFSLGLGALSIVLLDGRKRAAVVWPALLTALVVLVAVADSPANDDPQLVFAVGLALAAMAAGDRDRRGVRGAVLGALVLPLGATALALGTLGDVTSWMGALVAVAFAGLSAWAAWKDLGGERGTWAFTSTIQLGLAIPLAADGQQLVLCFGIAVFGVASALMTQRLREPGIGLAGALWMAAATAEAFQMLQGRERYAYTPFLTQASVAAAALSAAWVLLSWHTARSVRPGSVFAQDLPRSVIRVAGWVVAFFWVRQELARAVSPDVSGFLLVAWYAVSGVGSIFIGRARALPMLRQVGLGLSLFAALTSLTQATSLAIGWRVASYLLTGAFLLGVAWSYRITRLVSMPEPLDPLPEPADPTPPAPSPVDGGSP, encoded by the coding sequence ATGGCTGACACCCCCGATCCAAGGCTCGAGGCGCTCGAGGCGACTGCCCAGCGCCTGGAGGCGGAGCTTGCCGAGCTGAAGTCGTCGCTCCGTTCGATGCGGGGGGACGCACCGAGCCCGGTGCCGGCGATGTCGGCGGCGTCGGAGCCTCATGTCCCGCCTTCGGGTCAGGCACAGGGACCGGCCAAGACCTGGGAAGAGGTGATGGGGAGGCTCGGCACCGTGCCTCCAGCGGGGACCCCGCAACCGGCGACGGCGGCACCGATGCCGACAGTGGCTCGCCCACCGCAGCCCCGGGCAGAGCGTCGGGGGTTGGAGGAACTGGTGGGTCGGTACGGGACGATCGGGTTGGCGACGCTCACGATCCTCATGGGGGTCGGCGCGTTGCTCGGATGGGCGGTGCGCAACGGGTACATCGGGCCGACCGTCCGCGTGGTGCTTGGCCTCGTCGCCGCGGCGGTGCTCGCCGGGATCGGGTGGCGGGTGCGGCGCGGCGACAGCCCGCGGTACGGCAATGCCTTGCTCGCGCTGTCCCTGGCGGTGGTGCACGTGGTGGCCTGGGGGGCGGGACCACGTCTTCAGCTGATCGGGACCGGTTGGGTGCTTGGCCTGGCGGCGCTGGCCTCCACGGCGCTGGCGGGATTGGCGTGGCACGAGGACGACCAGGCGCTGTTCAACGTCGGGTTTGGGGGTGCGCTGCTCGCCCCGTTTGTGACGTCGTCGGGTGGCGGGAACGCCGTGATGCTCCTGACGTACGGCTTCATCGTGCTGATGGCCGGCATCGCGTCGTTGGGGCAGCGCTCATGGACGAAGGCGCCGTGGGTGGCGTCGGCCGCGATCGTGTGGTACGCCGCCGTGTCGGAGACGATGGTGGATGGGAGCATGCGCTGGGCGGTGGTGAACGCGCCGGGGGCGTTCTCGCTGGGACTGGGCGCCCTGTCGATCGTGCTGCTCGATGGGAGGAAGCGGGCTGCCGTGGTGTGGCCGGCGCTGCTCACCGCGCTGGTGGTGCTCGTCGCGGTGGCAGACAGTCCGGCGAACGACGACCCGCAACTGGTCTTTGCCGTGGGGCTGGCGCTCGCGGCGATGGCCGCCGGCGATCGTGATCGCCGTGGGGTGCGTGGGGCCGTCCTCGGCGCCCTGGTGCTGCCGCTTGGGGCGACGGCACTCGCGTTAGGCACCCTGGGGGACGTGACGAGCTGGATGGGCGCCCTGGTCGCCGTGGCGTTCGCCGGGCTGTCGGCGTGGGCCGCCTGGAAGGACCTCGGTGGTGAGCGCGGGACGTGGGCGTTCACGTCGACGATCCAACTGGGGCTGGCCATTCCCTTGGCGGCCGACGGTCAACAGCTGGTGCTGTGCTTCGGGATCGCGGTCTTCGGCGTGGCCAGTGCGCTCATGACGCAGCGCCTGCGAGAGCCAGGCATCGGCCTGGCCGGCGCCCTATGGATGGCGGCGGCCACCGCGGAGGCGTTCCAGATGCTGCAGGGGCGTGAGCGGTACGCGTACACCCCCTTCCTTACGCAGGCCTCGGTGGCGGCGGCGGCACTGAGTGCCGCTTGGGTGTTGCTGTCGTGGCACACCGCGCGTTCGGTGCGACCGGGGAGTGTGTTCGCGCAGGACCTGCCCCGCAGCGTGATCCGCGTCGCCGGTTGGGTCGTCGCGTTTTTCTGGGTGCGCCAGGAACTCGCGCGTGCCGTCTCGCCGGACGTGAGTGGGTTCCTGCTGGTGGCATGGTATGCCGTGAGCGGTGTGGGATCGATTTTCATTGGTCGGGCACGTGCGCTGCCGATGCTGCGCCAGGTTGGGCTGGGACTCTCCTTGTTTGCCGCTCTCACCTCATTGACCCAGGCGACGAGCCTGGCGATCGGGTGGCGGGTGGCGTCGTACCTGCTGACCGGGGCGTTCCTGCTTGGGGTGGCGTGGAGCTACCGGATCACGCGGCTGGTTTCCATGCCGGAACCGCTTGATCCCCTGCCGGAGCCGGCCGATCCCACGCCCCCAGCGCCTTCACCGGTCGATGGGGGCAGCCCCTAA
- a CDS encoding 1-acyl-sn-glycerol-3-phosphate acyltransferase, whose protein sequence is MMASVLNAWAWIETVTLVLLGTPLMCITFFVTAPFDRGRYVAGRLFRLIGVASVKLNPLWHFDTSGTFIRDPRRPYIAVSNHESYADIFLISHLPWEMKWLSKETMFRIPCFGWMMRMAGDIAVRRGERTSIVEAMAAARDRLGKRVSVMIFPEGTRSRSGEMLPFKDGAFRLAVETGTPILPMAVAGTRDAMAKGTFRFQRSRAMVRVLEPIDVTGLTLDDVPSLKEQTRAVIDRARLELRGELAG, encoded by the coding sequence ATGATGGCTTCCGTACTCAATGCCTGGGCGTGGATCGAGACGGTGACGCTCGTGCTGCTGGGGACGCCGTTGATGTGCATCACCTTCTTCGTGACCGCGCCGTTTGATCGTGGCCGATATGTCGCCGGTCGGCTCTTTCGCCTGATTGGCGTTGCGTCCGTGAAGTTGAACCCGCTGTGGCATTTTGACACCTCGGGAACCTTCATTCGTGACCCGCGACGTCCCTACATCGCCGTGTCCAACCACGAGTCGTACGCCGACATCTTCCTCATCTCGCACCTGCCGTGGGAGATGAAGTGGTTGTCCAAGGAAACGATGTTCCGCATCCCATGTTTTGGCTGGATGATGCGCATGGCCGGCGACATCGCGGTGCGGCGCGGCGAGCGTACCAGCATCGTGGAGGCGATGGCGGCCGCGCGCGATCGGCTGGGTAAACGGGTGAGTGTGATGATCTTCCCGGAAGGAACCCGCTCACGTTCCGGGGAGATGCTCCCCTTCAAGGACGGGGCGTTCCGGCTCGCGGTGGAGACGGGGACGCCGATCCTGCCCATGGCCGTGGCCGGGACGCGCGACGCGATGGCGAAGGGGACCTTTCGGTTCCAGCGATCCCGCGCGATGGTCCGCGTGCTGGAGCCGATCGACGTGACCGGCTTGACGCTCGACGACGTGCCGTCCCTGAAAGAGCAAACACGCGCCGTGATCGATCGCGCGCGCCTGGAGCTGCGCGGCGAGCTGGCCGGCTGA